A stretch of Sphingomicrobium flavum DNA encodes these proteins:
- the dksA gene encoding RNA polymerase-binding protein DksA: MNPMQQAYFLGKLKDWKESIIEESRATMAQLQVDSLREPDLADRASSETDWSLELRTRDRQRKLIGKIDAAIRRLAAGEYGYCEVTGDPISLQRLEARPIATMTLEAQEKHERKERVSRDERTD; this comes from the coding sequence ATGAACCCGATGCAGCAAGCCTATTTCCTTGGCAAACTCAAGGATTGGAAGGAATCGATCATCGAGGAAAGCCGCGCAACCATGGCGCAGCTCCAGGTCGATAGCCTGCGCGAGCCTGACCTTGCCGACCGCGCGTCGAGCGAAACCGACTGGAGCCTCGAACTGCGTACGCGTGACCGCCAGCGCAAGCTCATTGGCAAGATCGACGCTGCCATCCGCCGTCTGGCCGCAGGAGAATATGGCTATTGCGAAGTTACCGGCGATCCGATCTCGCTGCAGCGGCTCGAAGCGCGCCCGATCGCGACGATGACCCTGGAAGCCCAGGAAAAGCATGAGCGCAAGGAACGCGTCAGCCGCGACGAGCGCACCGACTGA
- a CDS encoding ABC transporter ATP-binding protein: MLEIQGLSHTYANGTRALHDVSLAIPKGMYGLLGPNGAGKSTLMRIIATLQTPTEGGVTFDGLDILKDPDALRRRLGYLPQDFGVYPRVSAYQMLDHMAVLKGITNAGERKSVVETLLSQTNLWAVRNKSIAGFSGGMRQRFGIAQALIGNPDLIIVDEPTAGLDPEERNRFLNLLAGIGDQKVVILSTHIVDDVADLCPLMAVLANGQVQLQGKPQDLIASTRGKVWKKTIEHEELAAVQEQHDVISNRLFAGKTIVHVLSDIQPAGYEPVEGGLEDVYFATLTQLRKAA; encoded by the coding sequence ATGCTCGAGATCCAAGGCCTTTCGCACACCTACGCCAATGGCACCCGTGCCCTTCATGATGTTTCTCTGGCCATTCCCAAGGGCATGTATGGCCTTTTGGGCCCCAACGGCGCGGGCAAATCGACCCTCATGCGGATCATCGCGACATTGCAGACGCCGACCGAGGGCGGGGTGACCTTCGATGGCCTCGACATCCTGAAGGATCCCGATGCGCTGCGCCGCCGGCTGGGCTATCTGCCGCAGGATTTCGGCGTCTATCCGCGCGTATCGGCCTACCAGATGCTCGATCATATGGCGGTGCTCAAGGGCATCACCAACGCCGGCGAGCGCAAATCGGTGGTCGAAACCCTGCTCAGCCAGACAAATTTGTGGGCGGTGCGCAACAAATCGATCGCAGGTTTTTCGGGCGGCATGCGCCAGCGCTTCGGCATCGCCCAGGCGCTAATCGGCAATCCTGACCTCATCATCGTCGACGAGCCCACCGCAGGCCTCGATCCCGAAGAGCGCAACCGCTTCCTCAATCTGCTCGCCGGCATTGGCGATCAGAAGGTGGTGATCCTCTCGACCCACATCGTCGATGACGTGGCCGATCTTTGCCCGCTGATGGCGGTGCTGGCGAACGGACAGGTCCAGTTGCAGGGCAAGCCGCAGGACCTGATCGCCTCGACGCGGGGCAAGGTGTGGAAGAAGACCATCGAACATGAGGAACTGGCCGCCGTGCAGGAACAGCATGACGTCATTTCAAACCGGCTGTTTGCGGGCAAGACCATCGTCCATGTCCTGTCCGACATCCAGCCTGCCGGCTACGAACCGGTCGAGGGCGGGCTCGAGGATGTCTATTTCGCGACGCTGACGCAGCTGCGCAAAGCGGCCTGA
- a CDS encoding DUF1465 family protein, whose amino-acid sequence MDDSNPNEARITPRLVDQLYTEAMILADEARSYFDDAGRDERQTLEPFARVGFACESLKVTTRIMHIVAWLLTQRAVETGELTTIQGQRPERRLGNANDSDEKVVAMLPEAAQVMIRQSIDLYERVRRLDEGQIVSEPAASPARALMGRLERDFYNKG is encoded by the coding sequence ATGGATGATTCGAACCCCAATGAAGCGCGCATTACGCCGCGACTTGTCGACCAGCTTTATACCGAAGCGATGATCCTGGCCGATGAAGCGCGCAGCTATTTCGATGATGCCGGCCGTGACGAGCGCCAGACGCTCGAGCCCTTCGCGCGGGTCGGATTTGCATGCGAAAGCCTGAAGGTCACCACGCGCATCATGCATATCGTCGCCTGGCTCCTGACCCAACGCGCGGTCGAGACCGGCGAACTGACGACGATTCAGGGTCAGCGCCCGGAGCGCCGCCTGGGCAATGCCAATGACAGCGATGAAAAAGTGGTGGCAATGCTGCCCGAAGCGGCGCAGGTCATGATCCGCCAGAGTATCGATCTTTACGAACGCGTTCGCCGCCTCGATGAAGGCCAGATCGTCAGCGAACCCGCTGCCAGCCCGGCACGTGCGCTGATGGGCCGCCTGGAACGCGATTTCTACAATAAGGGCTGA
- a CDS encoding metallophosphoesterase family protein produces MIKFLRKAKTKGKAMLPEGTRIYAIGDIHGCVDQLEQLLKAIKKDAKDYDGDLRLVFLGDYIDRGPDSRGVIELLTTGKLPGTKQYFIKGNHEEAMLDVFDGRAKKAASWLSYGGKEMMESYGVGRKALYDAGGDAGALLREVMPDHHQQFFRDLRRKKKIGDYLFVHAGIRPGVPIKEQEDSDLLWIRDRFLKSDRDHGVVVVHGHTISGKPESKKNRIGIDTGCYATGRLTAVRLQLDERAFITV; encoded by the coding sequence GTGATCAAGTTCCTGCGCAAGGCCAAGACGAAAGGGAAAGCGATGCTTCCCGAGGGCACGCGCATTTATGCCATCGGTGACATTCATGGCTGCGTCGACCAGCTTGAACAATTGCTCAAGGCCATCAAGAAAGACGCCAAGGATTATGACGGCGATCTGCGTCTCGTTTTCCTCGGCGATTATATCGACCGCGGGCCCGACAGCCGCGGCGTGATCGAACTCCTGACGACCGGCAAGCTGCCGGGCACGAAGCAATATTTCATCAAGGGCAATCATGAAGAAGCCATGCTCGACGTGTTCGATGGGCGCGCCAAGAAGGCGGCCAGCTGGCTGAGCTATGGCGGCAAGGAAATGATGGAAAGCTACGGCGTCGGCCGCAAGGCACTTTACGATGCCGGGGGCGATGCCGGGGCGCTGCTGCGCGAGGTGATGCCCGACCATCACCAGCAATTCTTCCGCGATCTGCGGCGCAAGAAGAAGATCGGCGATTATCTGTTCGTGCATGCGGGCATCCGCCCGGGCGTGCCGATCAAGGAACAGGAAGATAGCGACCTGTTGTGGATCCGCGATCGCTTCTTGAAATCGGACCGTGATCACGGCGTCGTGGTAGTCCACGGTCACACCATTTCGGGCAAGCCGGAGAGCAAGAAGAACCGCATCGGGATCGATACGGGCTGCTACGCCACCGGTCGGCTGACGGCGGTGCGCCTGCAATTGGACGAACGCGCCTTCATCACCGTCTAG
- a CDS encoding YdcH family protein, with protein MNDDDPKLLIAQLKVEHRKLDEKIERLQADPDMDQLELARLKKAKLVLKDRIARVEDDSTPDIIA; from the coding sequence ATGAATGACGATGATCCCAAATTGCTGATCGCCCAGCTCAAGGTGGAGCATCGCAAGCTCGACGAGAAGATCGAGCGGCTGCAGGCCGACCCCGACATGGACCAGCTCGAGCTGGCGCGATTGAAGAAAGCCAAGCTGGTGCTGAAGGATCGCATCGCCCGGGTCGAGGATGACAGCACCCCTGACATCATCGCATGA
- a CDS encoding YdcH family protein, whose translation MEKAHVEALASKHKALHARIELEEHRPHPDEDLLHRLKKQKLALKDEMVGH comes from the coding sequence ATGGAAAAAGCCCACGTCGAGGCACTCGCATCCAAACATAAAGCGCTGCACGCGCGGATCGAACTTGAGGAACATCGCCCTCACCCCGACGAGGATTTACTCCATAGGCTGAAGAAGCAAAAGCTAGCCCTCAAAGATGAAATGGTAGGGCACTAG
- a CDS encoding nucleotidyltransferase family protein, with protein MVPRGAGAALMLDDRSWAAIDAIGRQHRLLPLLHHHIRQLDATNCPAELRNAWREAARSSTLSVLMAKGDLLRTITLLATRDIAPIVLKGGYLAFACYPQPGLRPLRDLDLWVEADEALAAFHLLVENGYRPLDPGDPAQALAHLHQLPALEAPSGTPVELHVRLGHGANSPDPRAHARRWKLDGQELMTPSPALMLLHIIIHAAYDHRFDNGPITLPDAALIIAHEEVDADEWARLSAPWRRGCDLVFTLLDAYRFAVPDHLRSGGADPAALAMAAALMTQDMEQRDAVRTAAGPSLGLSATLFPDEDRRALLYGRRDGGWRAHWGRLLMRRLPALLRGHTASDARQIRNIDAAFRAWLENPSQ; from the coding sequence ATGGTGCCGCGCGGCGCTGGCGCGGCGCTGATGCTCGATGATCGGTCCTGGGCTGCGATTGATGCCATCGGTCGCCAGCATCGCCTCCTACCCCTGCTCCATCATCATATCAGACAATTGGACGCCACCAATTGCCCTGCGGAACTGCGCAATGCTTGGCGCGAGGCCGCGCGTTCCTCGACGCTCTCGGTGCTGATGGCCAAAGGCGATCTGCTGCGGACGATCACACTGCTGGCAACTAGGGATATCGCGCCGATCGTTCTGAAGGGCGGCTATCTCGCCTTTGCCTGCTACCCGCAGCCTGGATTGCGTCCACTACGTGACCTCGACCTGTGGGTCGAAGCCGATGAAGCGCTGGCCGCCTTTCACCTGCTGGTCGAGAATGGCTACCGCCCCCTTGACCCGGGCGATCCTGCACAGGCGCTGGCGCACCTGCATCAATTGCCGGCACTCGAGGCACCATCAGGTACGCCAGTCGAACTGCATGTCAGGCTTGGCCATGGCGCCAATTCCCCCGACCCGCGTGCCCATGCGCGGCGATGGAAGCTCGATGGTCAGGAGCTCATGACGCCCAGTCCCGCGCTCATGCTGCTCCACATCATTATCCACGCGGCCTATGATCACCGCTTCGACAATGGTCCCATCACCCTGCCGGATGCGGCGCTAATCATTGCGCATGAAGAGGTAGATGCCGATGAGTGGGCACGGCTTTCGGCGCCATGGCGCCGGGGTTGTGACCTCGTCTTTACCCTGCTCGATGCGTATAGATTTGCCGTCCCCGACCACCTTCGCTCTGGCGGGGCGGACCCAGCGGCGCTGGCGATGGCGGCGGCGCTGATGACGCAGGACATGGAGCAGCGCGATGCGGTACGCACTGCCGCGGGCCCCTCACTGGGACTATCCGCAACACTTTTCCCCGACGAGGACCGGCGCGCGCTTCTCTACGGGCGGCGTGATGGGGGATGGCGGGCACATTGGGGGCGGCTGCTGATGCGTCGACTGCCGGCCTTGCTGCGCGGCCACACGGCGTCCGATGCGCGACAAATTCGCAACATCGATGCGGCATTTCGTGCCTGGCTCGAAAATCCGTCTCAATAG
- a CDS encoding ABC transporter permease/M1 family aminopeptidase, with the protein MIGKIASFEFRYQLKNPVFWVGVFLFFLLGFLFTASENVGIGAPGVTKENGTLPIMLMITAVSIFYLFIITAFVANAIIRDDASGFAPIIRATPVTKAEMVFGRFFGSYLTCLLGFMAAPVGMFLGTLMPWVDPELIGPNVFSHYAWPFLIFAVPNLFFSGALLFAISTMTRSLMWSYVAVVALVVGYLIVDTVVQGDPDLEKTFAAFEPFGTAAVILETRYWTAVDNNSRLIELAGPLLQNRILVTIMGFVFLALAYVRYSNAERAPSRMRLRRLEKRRLREEAVAAVAPQLGGDAVSTRDRPASRSAQFMARLRLEIRQMLKSPGLPILLLLAVALTAAELWSGSGGYNNDSYPTVASIIERVRGSYSIFILIIAGFYGGELVWRERDRKLNEIIDSAPVPAWAMTLPKIIAVFLVILMVNLSGMLVGLLNQTVNGLGPVGIGKYISWFIFPAAIDGLLIAVLAVMLQILSPNKYVGWGLLLAYFLGTILMGNMGWTNPLYLYPNSPFVPLSDLVDPAPFFHGAYTLQVYWLFFAGLMLLAAHLLWPRGTDLSVRQRFARLKRSGISRSVLAIGLVALVGMAGVGAYAYHNIKVLNTYRTSDQNEERLAEYERRFLQYEDVVQPVVSDVKFDIELYPEERRMLVDGRYVLTNDTDAPIEMLHVRQNSDDTEFLSLDVTGASLDTYDEDYKYRIYRFATPLQPGASTELNFKSRVWYRGFRAGGPATGITPDKTFVNNGLFAPTIGMDRTGLLQDRTARRRQGLPDELRLPKLEDPKGRMKNYIGSDWVTSEIRLTTSADQIPIAPGERISDVTKGDRRTAVFKASAPILNFFSIQSGDYEVATRQHRGITLEVYYGEGHEWNVPRMLDAMEASLTYFEENFGPYQFDYARIIEFPYGSFAQAFAGTMPYSENIGFRQKIDGDPEAIDFVTYVIAHELAHQYWAHQALGGLQQGSTMTTETLASYSAIMVMKNKLGEDQLRRFLKFELDSYLRGRKGEIIEELPLVRVENQGYIHYRKGANAFFLLSELIGEDKINAALSRYVARFRFKGRPFPRSLDIVEELRKEASSEEEQALITDMLEKIVLYDFKVADSKSEKEGGQWVTTVTVETAKYEADGEGKETEVALSTPVKIGLFKTRPGFGAFSSEDVIAMEQQRVTGGKATFTLRSSEEPAYVGIDPYNYYIDRNSDDNVQPVGGD; encoded by the coding sequence ATGATCGGCAAGATCGCCAGTTTCGAATTTCGCTACCAGCTCAAGAACCCGGTGTTTTGGGTCGGGGTGTTTCTCTTCTTCCTGCTGGGCTTCCTTTTCACCGCGTCGGAAAATGTGGGCATCGGCGCGCCTGGCGTTACAAAGGAGAACGGCACGCTGCCGATCATGTTGATGATCACGGCTGTCTCGATCTTCTATCTTTTCATCATCACTGCGTTTGTTGCCAACGCCATCATCAGGGACGACGCGTCAGGGTTTGCGCCGATCATCCGCGCAACACCCGTGACCAAGGCGGAGATGGTCTTCGGACGCTTTTTCGGAAGCTACCTGACCTGCCTGCTCGGCTTCATGGCCGCGCCCGTTGGCATGTTCCTGGGTACCTTGATGCCATGGGTCGATCCTGAACTGATCGGGCCCAACGTCTTTTCCCATTATGCCTGGCCGTTCCTGATCTTCGCGGTGCCCAACCTCTTTTTCTCCGGCGCGCTGCTGTTTGCCATCTCCACCATGACCCGCTCGCTGATGTGGAGCTATGTCGCGGTCGTCGCGCTGGTGGTGGGCTATCTTATCGTCGATACGGTCGTGCAGGGTGATCCCGACCTTGAGAAGACCTTCGCCGCCTTCGAGCCGTTCGGCACCGCGGCGGTCATCCTGGAGACGCGCTACTGGACCGCGGTAGACAATAACAGCCGGCTGATCGAGCTGGCCGGGCCGCTGCTCCAGAACCGTATCCTCGTCACGATCATGGGCTTTGTCTTCCTGGCACTGGCCTATGTGCGATATTCCAACGCTGAGCGCGCGCCCTCGCGCATGCGCTTGCGGCGGCTGGAAAAGCGCCGCCTTCGTGAGGAAGCTGTGGCTGCGGTCGCTCCCCAACTGGGCGGCGATGCCGTCAGCACCCGCGACCGGCCGGCATCCCGCAGTGCGCAATTCATGGCGCGACTGCGGCTTGAAATCCGCCAGATGCTGAAGAGCCCTGGTCTCCCCATCCTGCTGTTGCTTGCGGTTGCGCTGACAGCTGCCGAACTCTGGTCGGGATCGGGCGGCTATAACAATGACAGCTATCCCACGGTCGCCTCGATCATCGAGCGTGTACGCGGTAGTTACAGCATCTTCATCCTGATCATCGCCGGCTTTTACGGCGGCGAACTGGTTTGGCGCGAGCGTGATCGCAAGCTCAACGAGATTATTGACAGCGCCCCCGTTCCGGCCTGGGCGATGACGCTGCCAAAGATCATCGCGGTTTTCCTGGTCATCCTGATGGTCAACCTGTCGGGCATGTTAGTCGGGCTGCTCAACCAGACCGTCAATGGACTCGGTCCTGTCGGCATCGGTAAATATATCAGCTGGTTCATCTTCCCAGCAGCGATCGACGGCCTGTTGATCGCCGTCCTGGCGGTCATGCTACAAATCCTCTCGCCCAACAAGTATGTCGGCTGGGGACTGTTATTGGCTTATTTCCTGGGCACCATCCTGATGGGCAATATGGGGTGGACCAATCCGCTCTATCTCTATCCTAATAGTCCGTTTGTGCCATTGAGCGATCTTGTCGATCCCGCGCCTTTCTTCCATGGCGCCTACACGCTGCAAGTCTATTGGCTTTTCTTTGCCGGGCTGATGCTGCTCGCCGCGCATCTTCTGTGGCCGCGCGGTACCGATCTTTCGGTGCGCCAGCGATTCGCCCGCCTCAAGCGCAGCGGTATAAGCCGCTCGGTGCTCGCCATCGGGCTGGTCGCACTGGTCGGCATGGCCGGGGTGGGGGCCTATGCCTATCACAACATCAAGGTCCTCAATACATATCGCACCAGCGATCAGAATGAGGAGCGGCTCGCCGAATATGAGCGCCGCTTCCTTCAATATGAAGATGTGGTCCAGCCGGTGGTGAGCGACGTCAAGTTCGACATCGAACTCTATCCCGAAGAGCGTCGCATGCTCGTCGACGGGCGCTATGTGCTGACCAACGATACCGATGCGCCGATCGAGATGCTGCATGTGCGGCAGAACAGCGACGACACCGAATTTCTCTCGCTCGACGTAACGGGTGCCAGCCTCGATACCTACGACGAGGATTACAAATATCGCATCTATCGCTTCGCCACGCCGCTCCAGCCAGGCGCCAGCACCGAGCTCAACTTCAAGAGTCGGGTCTGGTATCGCGGCTTCCGCGCGGGCGGACCTGCAACTGGCATTACGCCCGACAAGACCTTCGTCAATAATGGCCTGTTCGCGCCGACGATCGGCATGGACCGCACAGGTCTGCTGCAGGATCGCACGGCGCGCCGCCGCCAAGGCCTGCCGGACGAACTGCGACTGCCCAAGCTGGAAGACCCGAAGGGCCGTATGAAGAATTATATCGGCTCCGACTGGGTGACGAGCGAAATCAGGCTGACCACCTCAGCCGACCAGATTCCGATTGCGCCAGGCGAACGGATCTCGGACGTCACCAAGGGCGATCGCCGTACGGCGGTCTTCAAGGCCTCAGCGCCCATCCTCAACTTCTTCTCGATCCAGTCGGGCGACTATGAGGTCGCGACGCGCCAGCATCGCGGTATCACGCTCGAAGTCTACTATGGCGAAGGGCATGAGTGGAACGTCCCGCGCATGCTCGACGCGATGGAAGCCAGCCTGACTTATTTCGAGGAGAATTTCGGGCCCTACCAATTCGATTATGCCCGGATCATCGAATTCCCCTATGGCAGCTTCGCGCAAGCGTTCGCGGGGACGATGCCCTATTCGGAAAATATCGGCTTCAGGCAGAAGATCGATGGCGATCCCGAGGCGATCGACTTCGTGACCTATGTCATCGCCCATGAACTGGCACACCAATATTGGGCACACCAGGCGCTCGGCGGATTGCAGCAGGGATCGACGATGACGACCGAAACGCTGGCCAGCTATTCGGCGATTATGGTGATGAAAAACAAGTTGGGCGAAGACCAGCTGCGTCGATTCCTCAAGTTTGAACTCGATTCCTACCTGCGCGGCCGCAAGGGCGAAATCATCGAGGAACTGCCGCTGGTGCGCGTGGAGAACCAGGGCTATATCCACTATCGCAAGGGCGCGAACGCCTTTTTCCTGCTGTCCGAGCTGATCGGCGAGGACAAGATCAACGCCGCCTTGTCGCGCTATGTCGCTCGCTTCCGCTTCAAGGGACGGCCTTTCCCGCGCTCCCTCGACATCGTCGAGGAGTTGCGCAAGGAAGCCTCGAGCGAGGAAGAGCAGGCGCTGATCACCGACATGCTTGAAAAAATCGTGCTCTATGACTTCAAGGTCGCCGACAGCAAGAGCGAGAAGGAGGGCGGCCAGTGGGTCACCACCGTCACCGTCGAAACCGCCAAATATGAAGCCGACGGCGAAGGCAAGGAGACCGAGGTGGCCTTGTCCACACCGGTGAAAATCGGCCTGTTCAAGACGCGCCCGGGCTTCGGCGCCTTCTCGAGCGAGGACGTCATCGCCATGGAGCAGCAGCGGGTGACAGGCGGCAAGGCGACCTTCACCCTGCGCTCGTCCGAGGAGCCGGCCTATGTCGGGATCGATCCGTACAACTATTATATCGATCGCAATTCCGACGATAACGTCCAGCCGGTCGGAGGCGACTGA
- a CDS encoding NAD(P)H-dependent flavin oxidoreductase yields the protein MSVPPILQNLRVPAVGAPLFIISHPALVIAQCKAGMVGSFPALNARPASQLDEWLAEITETLDKHNQENPDNPAAPFAVNQIVHPSNVRWEEDLKLCEKYKVPIIITSLGARTELNDAVHGWGGITLHDIINNRFARKALEKGADGLIAVAAGAGGHAGKLSPFALIQEIRQFFDGPLLLSGAIASGDAILAAQAMGADLAYIGSPFIATHEARAMPEYKQEIVDSGADDIIASSLFTGIHGNYLRGSIVKAGLDPDTLPESDPSKMDFGGAKAWKDIWGSGQGIGVIDDVVGAGELVDRFAREYAEAKARICG from the coding sequence ATGAGCGTGCCGCCCATCCTACAGAATCTGCGTGTTCCCGCCGTGGGCGCTCCGCTCTTCATCATCTCGCACCCGGCGCTGGTCATCGCGCAGTGCAAGGCCGGCATGGTCGGCAGCTTTCCCGCGCTCAATGCCCGTCCCGCCAGCCAGCTTGACGAGTGGCTGGCCGAGATCACCGAGACGCTCGACAAGCATAACCAGGAAAATCCCGACAATCCGGCCGCGCCCTTCGCGGTCAACCAGATCGTTCATCCGTCCAACGTGCGCTGGGAGGAGGATCTCAAGCTGTGCGAGAAATATAAGGTCCCGATCATCATCACTTCGCTGGGTGCGCGGACCGAGCTCAACGATGCAGTGCATGGCTGGGGCGGCATCACGCTGCACGACATCATCAACAACCGCTTTGCCCGCAAAGCGCTGGAAAAAGGCGCGGACGGCCTCATCGCAGTCGCGGCAGGCGCCGGCGGCCATGCCGGCAAGCTCTCGCCTTTCGCGCTGATCCAGGAAATCCGCCAATTTTTCGATGGCCCGCTTCTGCTGTCAGGAGCGATCGCCAGCGGCGATGCGATTCTCGCGGCGCAGGCGATGGGCGCGGACCTTGCCTATATCGGCTCGCCCTTCATCGCCACGCACGAAGCGCGCGCGATGCCCGAATATAAGCAGGAAATCGTCGACAGCGGCGCCGATGACATCATCGCCTCCTCGCTCTTCACCGGCATTCACGGCAATTATCTTCGTGGCTCGATCGTCAAGGCCGGGCTCGATCCCGATACGCTGCCCGAAAGCGACCCCAGCAAGATGGATTTTGGCGGCGCCAAGGCGTGGAAAGATATCTGGGGATCGGGTCAGGGGATCGGCGTGATCGATGACGTGGTCGGCGCGGGCGAGCTGGTCGACCGGTTCGCGCGCGAATATGCCGAGGCGAAGGCGCGGATCTGCGGCTAA
- the wecB gene encoding non-hydrolyzing UDP-N-acetylglucosamine 2-epimerase, translating into MAKILSVFGTRPEAIKMAPVVKALAADPRFDARICVTAQHREMLDQVLDLFALSPDHDLDLMKPGQDLTDITSNVLLGMRDILTSEQPDMVLVHGDTTTTLAASLAAFYAKIPVGHVEAGLRTGNPQSPWPEEINRKAAATVTSLHFAPTERSERNLLAEGYDKDDILVTGNTVIDALLDVVDRIEGDEALQAELAAKAPTDPARRTILVTGHRRENFGGGFERICAAIARLAERDDVGIIYPVHLNPNVKGPVEETLGGLGNVKLIPPLDYLPFVDLMRRSYLVLTDSGGVQEEAPSLGKPVLVMRDTTERPEAVEAGTVLLVGTDEDAIVTRATRLLDDDDAYRSMSRAHNPYGDGKAAGRIVEKLAEKLGA; encoded by the coding sequence ATGGCCAAGATCCTATCGGTATTCGGCACCCGTCCCGAAGCCATCAAGATGGCGCCCGTCGTCAAGGCACTCGCCGCCGATCCCCGCTTCGATGCCAGGATTTGCGTGACCGCTCAGCATCGTGAAATGCTCGACCAGGTGCTCGATCTCTTCGCGCTCAGCCCCGATCATGACCTCGATCTCATGAAGCCCGGCCAGGACCTGACCGATATCACATCGAATGTCCTGCTGGGCATGCGCGATATCCTGACGAGCGAGCAGCCGGACATGGTGCTGGTGCATGGCGACACGACCACCACGCTCGCCGCATCGTTGGCCGCCTTCTACGCCAAAATTCCAGTTGGCCATGTCGAAGCGGGGCTGCGCACCGGCAATCCGCAATCGCCCTGGCCCGAGGAAATCAATCGTAAGGCTGCTGCCACCGTCACCAGCCTGCATTTCGCGCCAACCGAGCGGTCGGAGCGCAACTTGTTGGCCGAAGGCTATGACAAGGATGACATCCTCGTCACCGGCAATACGGTGATCGATGCACTGCTCGACGTCGTCGACCGGATCGAGGGCGACGAGGCGCTGCAGGCTGAACTGGCCGCCAAGGCGCCGACCGATCCGGCACGTCGCACCATCCTTGTGACCGGTCACCGCCGCGAAAATTTTGGCGGCGGGTTCGAGCGGATTTGCGCTGCCATCGCCCGGCTGGCCGAGCGCGACGATGTGGGAATCATCTACCCCGTCCACCTCAATCCCAACGTGAAGGGGCCGGTCGAGGAAACGCTGGGCGGGCTTGGTAATGTGAAGCTTATCCCCCCGCTCGACTATCTGCCCTTCGTCGACCTGATGCGCCGATCCTACCTGGTGTTGACCGATAGCGGCGGGGTGCAGGAAGAAGCGCCCTCGCTCGGCAAGCCAGTGCTGGTCATGCGCGATACGACCGAGCGGCCCGAAGCGGTCGAGGCGGGCACGGTGCTGCTGGTCGGCACCGATGAAGACGCGATCGTCACCCGCGCGACGCGCTTGCTCGACGACGACGACGCCTATCGCAGCATGAGCCGCGCGCATAATCCCTATGGCGATGGCAAGGCAGCGGGTCGCATCGTCGAAAAACTGGCCGAAAAATTGGGCGCTTAG